A stretch of Halostagnicola kamekurae DNA encodes these proteins:
- a CDS encoding tyrosine-type recombinase/integrase has translation MLEPITPRQAKELYLEDRTDLSVTSKQNHGYRVERFVEWCEETDLDNLNELTGRKLHEFKVWRSEEVNNVTLQNQLGTIRQFLVFCERIDAVPPGLSEKVELPKLGMNEDVNDTAITPEEAELILEYLNKYEYATLRHVIFHLLWHTGIRTSTLRAFDVTDFHPGEGYIKAVNRESTGTPLKNRTQGEREINLGSGLVQTLNDWVHDQHPRVEDDHGRMPLICTSHGRAHETTIRSHVYKITRPCHYSNKCPHDRDMDECEAVNSSKANFCPSSVSPHAIRKGSITYHRNKGWPVEAVSDRADVSQEVLDKHYDKASISEKRQRRAEFLDRL, from the coding sequence ATGCTCGAACCAATCACACCACGACAGGCCAAAGAATTGTACCTTGAAGACCGTACTGACCTCAGCGTCACCTCAAAGCAGAATCACGGATACCGGGTCGAACGATTCGTAGAATGGTGCGAGGAAACCGATCTGGATAACCTCAACGAACTTACTGGCCGAAAACTCCACGAGTTTAAGGTCTGGAGATCAGAGGAAGTGAATAACGTCACGCTTCAGAACCAGCTCGGAACCATCCGTCAGTTCCTCGTGTTCTGTGAGCGAATCGACGCGGTTCCGCCCGGATTAAGCGAGAAGGTCGAGCTTCCTAAGCTCGGTATGAACGAGGACGTTAATGACACGGCGATCACCCCGGAAGAAGCCGAGTTGATCTTGGAGTACTTGAATAAGTACGAATATGCGACGCTTCGCCACGTCATATTTCACTTGCTGTGGCATACTGGTATCCGGACCAGCACGCTACGTGCATTCGACGTGACCGACTTTCACCCGGGAGAAGGCTATATTAAAGCGGTTAATCGAGAGTCCACAGGAACACCACTAAAAAACCGAACCCAGGGCGAGAGGGAGATTAACCTGGGAAGTGGCCTCGTTCAAACCCTCAATGACTGGGTTCACGATCAACACCCTCGCGTCGAGGACGATCACGGTCGAATGCCGCTAATCTGTACGTCCCACGGACGCGCCCACGAGACAACGATCCGTTCACACGTCTACAAGATTACTCGTCCCTGCCACTATTCCAATAAGTGCCCCCACGACCGCGACATGGACGAGTGCGAGGCCGTTAACAGCTCGAAGGCCAACTTTTGTCCCTCCTCCGTCAGTCCTCACGCAATTCGTAAGGGGTCGATCACCTACCATCGGAACAAGGGTTGGCCAGTTGAGGCAGTCAGTGACCGAGCTGATGTGAGTCAGGAAGTGTTGGACAAACATTACGATAAGGCCTCGATCAGCGAGAAGCGCCAGCGACGAGCAGAATTCCTCGATCGTCTATAG
- a CDS encoding pyridoxal phosphate-dependent aminotransferase encodes MTLEFTDRVTRVEPSATLAISALATELEAEGKDVVDLSVGEPDFPTPENVIEAGQDAMDAGHTGYTTSAGILELREAIADKLADDGLDHGPENIIVTPGAKQALYEIVQALIEDGDEVALLDPAWVSYEAMVKMAGGDLTRVDLSAHDFQLEPALDDLGAAVSDDTELLIVNSPSNPTGAVYSDAALEGVRDLAVEHDITVISDEIYKEITYGVEPTSLGTLEGMADRTITVNGFSKAYSMTGWRLGYFAGPEELVDQAGKLHSHSVSSAVNFVQHAGLEALENTDEAVVEMTEAFEQRRDLVVELLEDEGVDVAVPEGAFYMMLPVDEDDQAWCEGAIEDAHVATVPGSAFGTPGYARISYAASEERLREGIGRLVEEGYL; translated from the coding sequence TCGAACCGTCAGCAACGCTCGCGATTTCCGCGCTTGCGACCGAACTCGAGGCCGAAGGCAAGGACGTCGTCGACCTCTCCGTCGGCGAACCCGACTTCCCGACGCCCGAGAACGTCATCGAGGCCGGACAGGACGCGATGGACGCCGGCCACACCGGCTACACGACCTCCGCGGGCATCCTCGAGCTTCGGGAGGCGATCGCCGACAAACTGGCCGACGACGGCCTCGATCATGGCCCCGAGAACATCATCGTCACCCCCGGGGCGAAGCAGGCGCTGTACGAAATCGTACAAGCGCTGATCGAGGACGGAGACGAAGTCGCACTGCTCGACCCCGCCTGGGTTTCCTACGAGGCGATGGTCAAGATGGCCGGCGGCGACCTCACGCGCGTCGACCTCTCCGCACACGACTTCCAGCTCGAGCCGGCACTCGACGACCTCGGCGCCGCCGTCTCCGACGACACCGAACTGCTGATCGTCAACTCGCCGTCGAACCCGACCGGCGCGGTCTACTCCGACGCGGCGCTCGAGGGCGTTCGCGATCTGGCCGTCGAACATGATATCACCGTCATCTCCGACGAGATCTACAAGGAGATTACCTACGGCGTCGAGCCGACGAGCCTAGGTACCCTCGAGGGGATGGCCGACCGGACGATCACCGTCAACGGCTTCTCGAAGGCCTACTCGATGACCGGCTGGCGACTGGGCTACTTCGCCGGTCCCGAGGAACTGGTCGATCAGGCGGGCAAACTCCACAGCCACTCGGTCTCCTCGGCCGTCAACTTCGTCCAGCACGCGGGTCTCGAGGCGCTCGAAAACACCGACGAGGCGGTCGTCGAGATGACCGAGGCGTTCGAGCAACGCCGAGACCTCGTCGTAGAACTGCTCGAGGACGAAGGCGTCGACGTGGCGGTTCCGGAGGGCGCGTTCTACATGATGCTCCCGGTCGACGAAGATGATCAGGCGTGGTGTGAGGGCGCGATCGAAGACGCCCACGTCGCGACGGTTCCCGGCAGCGCGTTCGGCACACCGGGCTACGCTCGCATCTCCTACGCCGCGAGCGAGGAACGGCTTCGCGAGGGGATTGGCCGGCTGGTCGAGGAAGGCTACTTGTAA